Proteins encoded by one window of Fischerella sp. PCC 9605:
- a CDS encoding 2-hydroxyacid dehydrogenase: MKVAVFSTKSYDREFLEAANAAAQANHEFVYFDTSLSPQTVSLAAECAAVCVFVNDDVSAETLKLLAAQGTRFVALRCTGFNNVDLKTAAELGIKVARVTVYSPFSVAEHAVGLILMLNRKLYRAYNRVRDDNFSLEGLLGFDLHGGTVGIIGTGKIGMIFAQIMQGFGCHLLGYDAFPNSKFETIANARYVELPELFAKADIISLHCPLTPETHHLINANAIEQMKPGVMLINTSRGGLIDTEAVIAGIKSRKIGHLGIDVYEQENGLFFEDLSDSVIEDDVFQLLQSFPNVVITAHQAFFTRNALTDISKTTISNITDFEQGRPLTNEISYQPQVLAKSPA, translated from the coding sequence GTGAAAGTTGCAGTCTTCAGCACCAAGTCGTACGATCGCGAGTTTTTGGAGGCAGCAAACGCAGCTGCCCAAGCGAATCATGAGTTTGTTTACTTCGACACTAGTTTGAGTCCTCAAACTGTTTCTCTAGCAGCCGAGTGTGCAGCGGTTTGCGTGTTTGTGAATGATGATGTCAGTGCCGAGACCCTCAAACTCTTGGCAGCGCAAGGTACTCGTTTTGTGGCACTGCGCTGTACTGGCTTCAACAATGTAGACCTGAAAACAGCAGCAGAATTGGGAATTAAGGTTGCACGAGTGACTGTCTACTCTCCCTTCTCGGTAGCAGAACACGCTGTCGGTTTAATCTTGATGCTGAATCGCAAGCTGTATCGGGCTTACAATCGAGTTCGAGATGATAATTTCTCCTTAGAAGGACTGCTGGGATTTGATCTGCATGGTGGCACAGTTGGCATCATTGGCACAGGCAAGATCGGCATGATTTTTGCTCAAATCATGCAGGGATTTGGCTGCCATTTGCTTGGATATGATGCTTTTCCAAATTCCAAGTTTGAGACAATTGCTAATGCCCGCTATGTAGAATTGCCAGAGTTGTTCGCCAAGGCGGACATTATTTCATTGCACTGTCCTCTCACCCCAGAAACGCATCACCTAATTAACGCGAACGCGATTGAGCAAATGAAGCCTGGAGTCATGCTGATCAATACGAGTCGAGGTGGACTGATTGATACCGAGGCTGTAATTGCGGGAATTAAATCAAGAAAGATTGGTCATCTTGGAATTGATGTTTATGAGCAAGAAAATGGCCTATTCTTTGAAGATTTATCTGACAGCGTGATTGAGGATGATGTTTTTCAGCTGTTGCAATCATTCCCGAATGTCGTGATTACAGCCCATCAAGCCTTCTTTACCCGCAATGCACTGACTGATATCTCTAAAACAACAATCTCAAACATCACAGACTTTGAGCAAGGTCGTCCCCTGACTAATGAAATCTCCTATCAACCTCAAGTTCTCGCTAAATCTCCCGCTTAA
- a CDS encoding glycoside hydrolase family 24 protein, translating to MLRSRTLKGWEFKGIEKFIGPLAALLAFVYLFQWYIIGDLRSRPDPVFKNRQPPLVMKGGDPYIRALMRTISASEASSNRPYSILYGGQHVKDLSRHPQICVTIVTGPNQGNCSTAAGRYQIINTTWYTIAPRYHPKPKRLMFWNSYSFEPEYQDAVVHSWLSDSEFWGINISQLLRQGKLDEVLRRLSSTWTSLGYGIETNSVSPYLPQIYQKMLKEELKAT from the coding sequence ATTTTAAGGAGTCGGACTCTGAAAGGCTGGGAATTTAAAGGGATTGAAAAATTTATCGGGCCACTAGCCGCTTTGTTGGCATTTGTGTATTTATTTCAGTGGTATATCATTGGTGATTTGCGATCGCGTCCCGATCCTGTGTTTAAAAACAGACAACCACCGTTGGTCATGAAAGGTGGCGATCCCTACATCCGCGCTTTAATGCGAACTATCTCAGCCAGTGAAGCCAGTAGTAACCGTCCCTATTCAATTTTGTATGGCGGACAGCATGTTAAAGACCTCAGCCGTCATCCACAGATATGTGTCACAATTGTGACTGGTCCTAATCAGGGTAATTGTTCTACAGCTGCTGGTAGATATCAAATCATCAATACAACTTGGTATACGATCGCGCCTAGATATCACCCAAAACCGAAGCGGTTAATGTTTTGGAATTCTTATAGTTTTGAACCAGAGTATCAAGACGCAGTGGTGCATAGTTGGTTAAGTGATTCCGAATTTTGGGGAATTAATATCTCTCAGCTACTGCGTCAGGGAAAGTTAGATGAAGTGTTGCGGCGACTGTCATCAACATGGACAAGTTTAGGCTATGGTATTGAAACTAATTCTGTAAGTCCCTATTTACCACAGATTTACCAAAAAATGTTAAAGGAAGAATTAAAAGCAACTTAA
- the menH gene encoding 2-succinyl-6-hydroxy-2,4-cyclohexadiene-1-carboxylate synthase, translating to MTIANYAFYYSFSGNANKSLLLFIHGFMGNYHEFDEAIKLLEKDFYCLTIDLPGHGNTKVLGADNCYSMTQTAQALINLLDNLQITKCFLVGYSMGGRLGLYLTLNFPHRFSNVVLESASPGLPTVAEQQDRAKRDGQIAKKLERCIEQSDFIAFLSNWYSQPIFGNIKNHPRFQNLIEIRLQNNPTELAKSLRFMGTGCQPSLWEKLKYNINPLLLLAGEYDKKFVDINEKMANICQFCELRVISNAGHNIHFENTKVFVENISNFFNESGLDEGIKLI from the coding sequence ATGACAATTGCAAATTATGCATTTTATTATTCTTTCAGTGGTAATGCAAATAAATCCCTACTTCTTTTTATACACGGCTTTATGGGAAATTATCATGAATTCGATGAAGCCATAAAATTATTAGAAAAAGATTTCTATTGTCTAACAATAGATTTGCCTGGGCATGGTAACACTAAAGTTTTGGGTGCAGACAACTGCTATAGCATGACACAAACTGCTCAAGCTTTAATCAACTTGTTAGATAATTTGCAAATTACCAAATGTTTTTTAGTAGGTTATTCTATGGGAGGTAGGTTAGGTTTATATCTCACCCTAAATTTTCCCCACAGGTTCTCCAATGTTGTTCTGGAATCAGCTTCTCCTGGTTTGCCAACAGTTGCGGAACAGCAAGACAGAGCTAAGCGTGATGGGCAAATAGCTAAAAAATTAGAAAGATGCATTGAACAAAGTGATTTTATCGCTTTTTTATCAAATTGGTATAGTCAGCCTATTTTCGGCAATATCAAAAATCATCCGCGATTTCAGAATTTGATAGAAATTAGATTACAGAATAATCCTACAGAATTAGCTAAATCCCTGCGGTTTATGGGCACTGGTTGCCAGCCTTCTTTGTGGGAAAAACTCAAATATAATATCAATCCATTGCTGTTATTAGCTGGTGAATATGATAAAAAATTTGTCGATATTAATGAAAAAATGGCGAATATATGTCAATTTTGTGAGCTAAGAGTAATTAGTAATGCTGGACATAATATTCATTTTGAAAATACAAAAGTATTTGTGGAAAACATTAGTAATTTTTTTAACGAATCAGGCTTAGATGAAGGAATTAAATTGATCTAG
- a CDS encoding phosphoketolase family protein, translated as MVATPPKSTADDITSISCFGPARSTVEGAPLSSDELRKMHAFWRAANYLAIGMIYLRDNPLLKEPLKPEHIKHRLLGHWGSSPGISFLYTHLNRVIKKFDQDMLYIVGPGHGAPGFLGPCYLEGSYSNYFSDCSEDEEGMKQFFKQFSFPGGIGSHCTPETPGSIHEGGELGYSISHAYGAAFDNPNLIVIALAGDGEAETGALATSWHSNKFLNPIRDGAVLPILHLNGYKINNPTVLSRISHEELEDLFKGYGYTPYFVEGSDPESMHQAMAATLDHCISEIHKIQQEVRSSGVPTRSRWPMIVMRTPKGWTGPQEVDGHKVEGFWRAHQVPMGGMHSNPEHLRLLEEWMRSYKPEELFDANGTILPEIQDMAPAGSKRLGSTPYANGGVLRRELKMPDFRKYGIEVEKPGQIEVENTKPLGVFLRDVMRNNMNSFRVFGPDENTSNKLNAVYEASKKFWIAGYLPEDADGGELSPDGRVLEILSEHTLEGWLEGYLLTGRHGFFSTYEAFAHVIDSMVGQHAKWLEICNHISWRAKVSSLNILITSTVWRQDHNGFTHQDPGFLDVMLNKSPEVVRIYLPPDVNSLLSVVDHCLRSENYVNVIVSDKQLHLQYHDMEAAIRNCTKGIDIWEWASTDAGEEPDVVLACAGDIPTLEALAASVFLRENFPELKIRFINVIDLFRLQPDTEHPHGLSDRDFDSLFTLDKPVIFNFHGYPWLIHRLAYRRTNHNNIHVRGYKEKGNINTPLELAIQNQIDRFSIAIDVIDRVPKLKVAGAHVKEMLKDEQISCRHYAYEHGIDKPEIVNWKWPY; from the coding sequence ATGGTAGCAACACCCCCAAAATCAACCGCTGACGACATTACTTCTATTAGCTGTTTTGGCCCGGCACGTTCAACAGTTGAGGGTGCGCCCCTTAGCTCTGACGAACTCCGCAAAATGCATGCCTTCTGGCGTGCTGCCAATTACTTGGCCATTGGCATGATTTACCTGCGGGATAACCCACTGCTGAAAGAACCTCTCAAGCCTGAGCATATCAAGCACCGCTTGTTGGGACACTGGGGTTCTAGCCCTGGCATCAGTTTTCTTTATACACACCTCAACCGCGTCATCAAGAAATTTGACCAGGACATGTTATACATCGTGGGGCCTGGTCACGGTGCGCCCGGATTCTTGGGTCCCTGCTACTTAGAGGGGAGCTATTCTAACTACTTCTCTGACTGTAGCGAAGACGAAGAGGGGATGAAGCAGTTCTTTAAGCAATTCTCCTTCCCTGGTGGGATTGGTAGCCACTGCACCCCTGAAACCCCTGGCTCCATTCACGAAGGCGGTGAACTGGGTTACAGCATATCCCACGCTTATGGTGCAGCATTTGACAATCCCAACCTGATTGTTATCGCCCTGGCTGGGGATGGAGAAGCAGAAACCGGAGCTTTAGCAACCTCCTGGCATTCTAACAAGTTCCTCAACCCCATTCGCGATGGTGCAGTGCTGCCGATTTTGCACTTGAATGGTTACAAAATTAATAACCCCACCGTTTTGTCTCGCATTAGCCATGAAGAGTTAGAAGATCTGTTCAAAGGCTATGGCTACACACCCTACTTCGTGGAAGGTTCTGACCCCGAGAGTATGCATCAAGCAATGGCGGCAACATTAGATCATTGCATATCAGAAATTCACAAAATCCAACAGGAAGTTCGCAGCAGTGGCGTTCCTACCCGTTCCCGCTGGCCCATGATTGTCATGCGTACACCCAAGGGCTGGACTGGTCCCCAAGAGGTGGATGGACACAAAGTCGAAGGCTTTTGGCGTGCTCACCAAGTACCGATGGGAGGAATGCATTCTAATCCAGAGCATTTGAGACTGCTGGAAGAATGGATGCGAAGCTACAAGCCAGAGGAACTCTTTGATGCCAATGGTACGATACTACCAGAAATTCAGGATATGGCACCTGCTGGCTCAAAACGTTTGGGATCTACCCCCTACGCTAATGGTGGTGTGTTGCGCCGCGAACTGAAAATGCCTGATTTCCGCAAGTACGGCATTGAGGTTGAAAAGCCTGGACAAATCGAGGTGGAAAACACCAAACCTCTGGGCGTTTTCTTGCGTGATGTGATGCGGAACAATATGAACAGTTTCCGCGTGTTTGGCCCTGACGAAAACACCTCCAACAAGCTCAATGCAGTTTACGAAGCCAGTAAAAAGTTCTGGATTGCAGGATACTTACCAGAAGATGCTGACGGTGGCGAACTGTCTCCCGACGGTCGCGTGTTAGAGATACTGAGCGAGCACACATTAGAAGGTTGGCTGGAAGGCTACTTGCTCACGGGTCGTCATGGCTTCTTCTCTACCTATGAGGCCTTTGCTCATGTGATTGACTCAATGGTGGGTCAACACGCCAAGTGGCTGGAAATTTGCAACCATATTAGCTGGCGAGCAAAAGTTTCTTCGCTCAACATCCTCATTACTTCTACCGTTTGGCGACAAGACCACAACGGTTTCACTCACCAAGACCCGGGCTTTTTAGATGTGATGCTGAACAAAAGTCCGGAAGTGGTTCGCATCTATCTTCCCCCTGATGTCAACTCACTGCTGTCAGTCGTTGACCACTGCTTGCGGAGTGAGAATTATGTCAATGTGATTGTGTCTGACAAGCAACTACACTTGCAGTATCACGATATGGAAGCTGCTATCCGCAATTGCACCAAGGGTATAGATATCTGGGAGTGGGCCAGCACGGATGCTGGTGAAGAACCAGATGTAGTGCTGGCGTGTGCAGGTGACATTCCCACCCTAGAAGCACTGGCAGCATCGGTATTTCTGAGAGAGAATTTTCCTGAGTTGAAAATTCGGTTTATCAATGTGATTGATTTATTCAGGTTGCAACCGGATACAGAGCATCCGCACGGTTTAAGCGATCGCGATTTTGATAGCCTCTTCACTCTCGATAAGCCAGTCATCTTCAACTTCCACGGCTACCCCTGGTTGATTCACCGCCTCGCTTACCGCCGCACCAATCATAACAACATCCACGTGCGCGGTTACAAAGAAAAGGGCAACATCAATACACCTTTAGAGCTTGCCATCCAAAACCAAATCGATCGCTTTAGCATTGCGATCGACGTAATTGATCGAGTCCCCAAACTCAAAGTAGCAGGTGCTCACGTCAAAGAAATGCTCAAAGATGAGCAAATCTCTTGCCGTCATTACGCCTACGAACACGGGATTGATAAGCCCGAAATCGTTAATTGGAAGTGGCCTTACTAG
- a CDS encoding polyphosphate kinase 2 family protein → MAYEDFVSRLNPESMIVRPGSKIKIKDFDPGYKGDFQKGEALEILQLGIKELAKYQDMLYAQDTYALLIILQALDAAGKDSTIKHVMSGINPQGCQVFSFKAPSAEELDHDYLWRSYKALPERGRIGIFNRSYYEEVLVVRVHPELLAKQQLPADKKNKYIWKQRFEEINNFEKYLVNNGIVVLKFFLNVSKEEQKRRFLKRIELPEKNWKFSTSDARERQFWDDYMEAYEDVFNYTSTELAPWHIIPADHKWFTRTAVAYFIYEKMKSLNLAYPKVSEEHYAELLKAKEMLETED, encoded by the coding sequence ATGGCTTACGAAGACTTCGTTAGTCGCTTGAATCCTGAATCCATGATTGTCCGGCCTGGTTCAAAGATAAAGATCAAAGACTTTGATCCAGGCTATAAAGGGGATTTTCAAAAAGGTGAAGCCCTGGAGATATTGCAATTGGGGATCAAGGAGTTAGCGAAGTATCAGGATATGCTGTACGCCCAGGATACCTATGCTTTGCTGATTATCCTTCAAGCATTAGATGCCGCAGGTAAAGATAGCACGATTAAACACGTGATGTCAGGGATAAATCCCCAAGGCTGCCAGGTGTTTAGTTTCAAAGCTCCTTCAGCAGAGGAACTCGATCACGACTATTTGTGGCGATCTTACAAAGCTTTACCAGAAAGAGGACGTATTGGAATTTTCAATCGTTCTTACTATGAAGAAGTACTGGTGGTGCGCGTACATCCAGAACTCCTGGCCAAGCAGCAGCTGCCTGCCGATAAAAAAAACAAATATATTTGGAAGCAACGATTTGAAGAAATTAACAACTTTGAAAAATATCTCGTTAACAATGGCATTGTAGTGCTGAAATTTTTCCTCAATGTCTCGAAAGAGGAGCAAAAAAGGCGCTTTTTGAAGCGAATTGAGCTTCCAGAAAAAAATTGGAAATTTTCAACTAGTGATGCTAGAGAACGGCAATTCTGGGATGACTATATGGAAGCATACGAAGACGTCTTCAACTATACCAGTACAGAATTGGCTCCCTGGCATATCATCCCCGCAGATCATAAATGGTTTACACGCACAGCTGTAGCTTATTTTATTTACGAGAAGATGAAATCCCTAAATCTGGCATATCCCAAGGTCAGTGAAGAACATTACGCAGAACTTTTAAAAGCTAAGGAGATGCTGGAAACAGAAGACTGA
- the pgm gene encoding phosphoglucomutase (alpha-D-glucose-1,6-bisphosphate-dependent) → MQTTAAEQINPLAGKPAPADILIDVDRLLDQYYTVHPDPENPLQRVSFGTSGHRGSSANGTFNEDHILAVSQAVAEYRKSQGINGPLYMGMDTHALSAPAQKSALEVLAANGVEVYIAAGEGYAQYTPTPAVSHAILTYNKGKTSGLADGIVITPSHNPPSDGGFKYNPPSGGPAEPEITKWIQTRANELMANKNRDVKRIPYESALKAATTHFFDFITPYVNDLENIVDIEAIRSSGIRIGVDPLGGSNIAYWEPIAQRYALNITVVNKTVDPTFRFMTLDWDGKIRMDCSSPYAMASLVKIKDDYSIAFGNDTDSDRHGIVTSSVGLMNPNHFLSVAIWYLFTNRSGWSPKSAIGKTLVSSSMIDRVAKEIGRQVCEVPVGFKWFVEGLLDGSFGFGGEESAGASFLRKNGTVWTTDKDGIIMDLLAAEITARTGKDPGLHYQDLTAKLGKPFYKRIDSPASPEQKARLGKLSPEDVKAATLAGDPITAKLTNAPGNNAPIGGLKVTTENGWFAARPSGTENVCKVYAESFKSQEHLEEILQEATQIVANVV, encoded by the coding sequence ATGCAGACAACAGCGGCAGAGCAAATCAACCCCCTGGCTGGCAAACCTGCTCCGGCCGACATTTTGATTGATGTCGATCGGCTTTTGGATCAGTACTATACGGTTCATCCCGATCCTGAGAATCCGCTACAACGTGTTAGTTTTGGTACATCAGGACATCGTGGTTCTTCTGCCAATGGCACATTCAATGAAGACCATATCTTAGCAGTATCTCAGGCAGTTGCTGAGTATCGCAAGAGCCAAGGCATTAACGGCCCGCTATACATGGGTATGGATACGCACGCCCTCTCGGCTCCTGCTCAAAAGTCTGCGTTAGAAGTGCTGGCCGCAAATGGCGTAGAGGTTTACATTGCCGCAGGTGAAGGTTATGCTCAATACACCCCAACACCAGCGGTTTCCCATGCTATCCTCACCTACAACAAAGGTAAAACAAGCGGTTTAGCAGATGGTATCGTCATCACGCCCTCCCATAACCCACCGAGTGATGGTGGTTTTAAATACAATCCTCCTTCCGGTGGGCCAGCAGAACCAGAGATTACCAAATGGATTCAAACCCGCGCTAACGAGTTGATGGCAAATAAAAACCGGGATGTCAAACGCATTCCCTATGAATCTGCTTTGAAGGCAGCCACAACTCACTTTTTTGATTTCATTACTCCCTACGTTAACGACCTGGAAAATATTGTAGATATTGAGGCGATCCGCTCGTCTGGTATCCGCATTGGTGTCGATCCCTTGGGTGGCTCGAATATCGCCTATTGGGAACCGATCGCCCAACGCTATGCCTTGAACATTACTGTGGTCAACAAGACTGTTGATCCGACATTCCGTTTCATGACCTTAGACTGGGATGGCAAAATTCGCATGGATTGCTCATCTCCTTACGCAATGGCCAGCCTAGTCAAAATTAAGGATGACTACAGTATTGCTTTTGGCAATGATACAGACTCGGATCGCCACGGTATTGTCACCTCCAGTGTAGGGTTGATGAACCCGAACCATTTCTTGTCTGTTGCCATTTGGTATCTATTTACCAATCGCAGTGGATGGTCGCCAAAAAGTGCGATCGGCAAAACTTTGGTCAGCAGCAGTATGATTGACCGAGTCGCCAAAGAGATTGGACGGCAGGTTTGCGAAGTTCCCGTCGGCTTTAAGTGGTTTGTCGAGGGTCTGCTCGATGGCTCCTTTGGCTTTGGTGGTGAAGAAAGTGCCGGAGCTTCCTTCCTGCGTAAGAACGGAACCGTCTGGACAACAGACAAAGATGGTATAATTATGGACTTACTTGCAGCCGAAATTACAGCACGCACGGGTAAAGATCCTGGTTTGCACTATCAAGATTTAACAGCAAAACTTGGCAAACCATTCTATAAACGCATTGATTCTCCTGCTTCACCAGAACAAAAGGCGCGTCTAGGCAAACTATCCCCAGAAGATGTGAAAGCAGCAACACTTGCTGGCGATCCCATCACTGCTAAGTTAACCAACGCCCCTGGCAATAATGCGCCGATTGGTGGACTGAAGGTAACAACCGAAAACGGCTGGTTCGCGGCGCGTCCCTCTGGTACAGAGAATGTGTGCAAAGTCTATGCCGAGAGCTTTAAGAGCCAAGAACACCTAGAGGAAATTTTGCAAGAAGCGACACAAATCGTTGCCAATGTAGTTTAA
- a CDS encoding glycoside hydrolase family 10 protein — translation MASRFHYKSMRSHKWVANASFKPVTLRFIPQGWRRLHSVQRLGRRSLRYLLPLLFLMSLLTVLLGNSFTPATAQLPRQEIRGVWMTNNDFNTLRDRAKVQNATNQLRQLNFNTIYPVVWNSGYVMYPSAVAKRTGIQPFVLRGSDGHDILADITAQAHRQGLLVIPWFEFGFMAPPMSELMLNHPDWFTQKRDGSQTSLSAAGEVAWLNPFHPEVQKFITDLVLEIVTQYDVDGIQFDDHMSLPHEFGYDKYTVALYTQETKNNPPANPQDPAWVRWRADKITAFMVQLNQAVKAKKPGAIFSVSPNYYDFAYKFHLQDWLNWLRLNIVDELIVQVYRPNLQSFIAKISRPEIQEAQQKIPTGIGIMAGLRNNPVPIQQIKSQVRATQKRGLGVAFFYYESLWNYAPEPVTERQSAFQALFPASALRARI, via the coding sequence ATGGCTAGTAGATTCCATTACAAAAGCATGCGATCGCACAAGTGGGTAGCTAACGCATCATTCAAACCTGTGACATTACGTTTTATACCTCAAGGTTGGCGGCGATTGCATTCAGTGCAGCGCCTAGGCAGGCGATCGCTTAGGTATCTTCTTCCACTTCTATTTTTGATGTCACTTTTGACGGTATTGCTGGGAAACAGCTTTACTCCTGCGACAGCACAGCTACCCCGTCAGGAAATTCGTGGGGTTTGGATGACCAACAATGACTTTAACACCCTCAGAGATCGTGCTAAAGTGCAGAATGCTACGAACCAATTGCGGCAATTGAACTTCAACACAATCTATCCTGTAGTGTGGAATTCTGGCTATGTGATGTATCCTAGTGCCGTGGCAAAACGTACAGGTATCCAACCCTTTGTTTTGCGAGGCTCTGATGGACATGATATTCTCGCAGATATCACTGCCCAAGCTCATCGCCAAGGCTTGCTCGTAATTCCTTGGTTTGAGTTTGGTTTTATGGCTCCCCCGATGTCAGAACTGATGTTGAATCATCCAGATTGGTTCACGCAAAAGCGCGATGGTAGCCAAACTTCCCTTAGCGCTGCTGGTGAGGTTGCATGGCTCAATCCCTTCCATCCAGAAGTGCAGAAGTTTATTACCGATCTCGTATTGGAAATCGTCACCCAATATGATGTCGATGGCATCCAGTTTGACGATCACATGAGTTTGCCCCATGAATTTGGCTACGATAAATACACAGTAGCCTTGTATACTCAGGAAACAAAGAACAATCCCCCGGCTAATCCTCAAGATCCGGCATGGGTGCGCTGGCGAGCAGATAAAATCACAGCGTTTATGGTACAACTCAATCAAGCTGTGAAAGCGAAAAAACCAGGTGCGATTTTCTCCGTTTCTCCCAACTACTACGATTTTGCTTACAAGTTTCACTTGCAAGACTGGCTCAACTGGTTACGGCTTAATATTGTGGATGAGCTAATTGTGCAAGTGTATCGTCCGAATCTACAAAGTTTTATCGCCAAGATTTCCCGCCCAGAAATTCAAGAAGCACAACAAAAGATCCCAACTGGAATTGGCATTATGGCAGGATTGCGAAATAATCCAGTTCCCATCCAACAAATTAAGTCCCAAGTACGGGCTACCCAAAAACGTGGTTTGGGGGTAGCCTTCTTTTACTACGAAAGCCTTTGGAACTATGCTCCAGAACCTGTAACCGAACGGCAGTCTGCATTTCAAGCCTTATTCCCTGCTTCTGCTCTCCGCGCTAGGATTTAA